AACAGATGCTTAATCTAAAAAAATCTGCTAAAATCCTCTGTAGCATTTAATAATGTCACCTTATCCATTAAATTTTTCCGTTGATGAAAACTATGAACTTACCTGATCTTAAACAAGCACTGCTAACCTCCTCTAATTTCACAGAGGCTTGCAATCTTTCTTTTGAGACACTTCAATCCCCTAATGGCATAGAAAATATTGCTGCACTTATTCGAGATTTACGAGACCAACAAAAAAAGATCAGAGCAAAGAAACTTCATTTTTATAGCAAAAACAAATCGATAAAACAGGAGGAAAGAGTTCTTCTCCTAAGGGATACAGCCGCTTTTCTTCTAAACAACACAACGTCTTTAGAGCAGCTTGAGAGTGCAAGGGCCTCTGCTGTTTTTACGGCACACCCAACCTTTGCTCTTAAAGACGAAGTCTATGAAGAACTCACAGCTCTCGCAGATAACCCAGATCAAAAAACGGCACATCGAGAAAGTGACCGCCGAAGTGCCCCTCCTACGCTACACGAGGAAGAGCGACTTTCATTAACAGCCATTTCCAGAGGAAGAGATGCACTTGATCTCTTAAACCTAAATCTTATTCAACAAGCAAAAACACATTCATCCTCGAAAGAAGAATTTTTACCTTCTCCCCTTCTTTTTGCAACATGGGTTGGCTTTGATATTGATGGACGAAACGATATTAGATGGTGGGATGCCCTTAGCTATCGGCTTCTTCTAAAACGCGCACAGCTCGAAAGACTCTTAAAACAAATCACATCTCTCGAAACAGACGTCGAAGAAAAACAAAGTTTTATCCTTCGCTTGGATGAAGCTTTGGTCGCATTGGACAAACAGATTTCAGCATGCCCAAAAACCAAAAATGCCGAGACGCCGTCCTTAGACGAAATTCAATTATTTTCAAAAGCGCTTACAGACGTAACAGAAAAAAGCCTTCTTAAAGCGAGAGACTTAACGCCTTTCTTTGATGCCCTTTCTAAAAAACTTCCCAGAGAAAAGAGTGAAGAGCTACAAAGCTGGAAGGCTGCTTTCCTCTCTCATGGCCTTGGGCTTGGCTTAATGCAGGCTAGAATTAACGCAGCTCAACTTTATAATATCGCACGCACACGTTTGGGACTCTCAGACGATCCTACCATCCCTTCTCATAGACGTGTTCTCATTGATCATATCAATCATGCGCTAAAAGACCTTTCGCCTGTTGCTATCAATCTTGGCTCCATCCTTGGCGAACCAAGTGCAGCAGCCAGAATGATGATGACAATGGCTCAAATTTTAAAACATATTGATCAAGATTCCCCCATTCGCTTCCTTATCGCAGAAACAGAAAGTGGCTACACACTTCTTGCCGCTCTGTGGCTTGCACGCTTTTTTGGAGTTGACGATCGTAAGATTGAAATTTCACCTTTATTTGAAACAGAAACAGCTCTCGAGAATGGCGGTGCGATTCTAGAAGAGGCCTTTAAATCTCCACATTGGCGCAATTATATCGAAAAAAACGGCAAACTTTGTCTTCAGTTTGGATATTCTGACTCTGGACGATACGTTGGACAACTTGCGGCAACCCCACTAACAGCCCGCTTAAAGTTAAAATCAGCCGAACTTCTAGAAGAATATAAACTTGGCAAAACTGAACTTGTCTTTTTTGACACGCACGGTGAAAGTATTGGTCGTGGAGCGCATCCTAAATCGTTACATGATCGTTTGAACTACTTCACCCCACCTTCTTTAAAACAAAAATGGGGAGAGACTGAGATCAAAATTCGGACAGAGAATGCTTTTCAAGGTGCTGATGGGTATCTTCTTTTTGGCTCTCCGCAGCTTGCGGCAGACGCTGTCTCAACCATTGTAAGCTTCGCTTATCCACCTATATCTAAAAATCCAAAAGAAATCCTTGATCCTATTGAAAAGAATGGCTCTATTATTGGAGACTTTTTTGAAACAATCGCACGGAGCATGGCTGATCTTATAAAAGATCCTGGATATGCTGCCCTCTTAGGAACTTTTGGAAATTCTCTTATTGATGCAACAGGCTCCCGAGCTGCCTCTCGTCAAGGAAATAAAGCCCCTAAAATTAATTCTCCTCGACAGCTTAGAGCCATTCCAAATAACGCTATTTTGCTTCAGCTTGGTTGGTGGGCGAATATTATTCACGGCTTAGGCTCTGCTGTGCAACGTCACCCTGAAGCTTTTCAAGAGTTTCAGGAAAAATCACCACGCTTCCGCCTTCTGATTGATTTTGCAGAACAAGCGCTTGCGCATTCAGACCTCGATGTTCTAAGGGGCATCACGACATTGCTTAATCCTGGCCTATGGTTAGAATATGCCGAAAATTCAAAAGATGGAAAACGTCGCAACCAATTCTTAGAAATTGCGAGTGGACTTGAAAAACTTAACGTGTGGAAAGATGCCTCAGCAACCTTTAGGCGCTTGCAAAGAGATTATATCTCTCTTGATAGCGCTGTTGAGAATATTCCTCATATGGCGAAAGAAGAAAAAATTCTCCACGCTGTCCGTATTGCCTTAATTAAAGAAATTTGGCTTTTAGGAACACAAGTTCCATATTTTGGACCTCAAGATGGACTCTCTCGTGAAAGTGTAACAGAAAGAACGCTTTTACTCGACATTCAGTCTCTCCTTAAGAATCTAAGATCTTTATTTCCAAAACTGCCTATAAAAAATACGCATCTTGACTTTGGTGAGGACGGAGAAGTTACAAACAGCCAAGGCTTTCTAAAAGAGAATCAAACAATTCTTGATCCTATGGAGAAATGCTTCAATCTTCTACGTGAATGCGGTGTTGCCATACAGCATGCAAATGGCGCATTTGGCTAAAACCTTCATTTAACAAATCAATAAGGGATGGTTATAAAATGACCGCCCCTTTTGATTCTAATTTTTTATGAATTTTTGCAGTTTCTTCTTCAAAGATTGGCCGAATAAGATCTTTCAGAACAAAGACATTAAATTTATTCCGAAGGGCATCTAGAACTGTTTCTTTAACGCAATACTCTAAAGCAATTCCACAAATAAACAGATCTGAAATTTGTTTTTCATTTAATCTGTCCAAAAGCTCTGTCTGTTGTCCAGGTGCATTATAAAAAGCAGAATAGCTATCCGACTCTTTTAATCTTCCCTTACGAATAACAAAATCAAATTTTTCCTTTTTTAAAAGAGAAGGAAATTCAAATCCCTGCGAGTTCTCAACACAATGAACAGGCCACCCACTTACACCATTATTTTCAAAAGAAACATGATCTTTCGGATGAGCATCTTTGGAGGCTATTTTAAGTGCAAAACGAGGAGAGATAAGCGCTTCGTTAATCAATGGAATAATTTCACTACTTTTAGGAACAGGCAATGCTCCCCAAGGCATAAAATCATTTTGCATATCCACAACGAGTAAAGCGCTATTCGAAGACATAACCAACCTCTGTGTTTTTAGATTTTTACTTTTTAGCATGCTTTTTTCGGTATGTTTCTAAAAAACTAGAAATACGTCCAATCGCAACTCTTAAATCAGCCTCGTGTGGAAGAAAAACAATTCGGAAATGATCTGGCTTATGCCAATTAAATCCCGTTCCTTGAACAAGCATGACCTTGGTAGCCTCTAACAATTCTAAAAAGAACTTACGATCATCCTCAATCGGATACACTTCAGGATCAAGTTTCGGAAACATATACAAGGCAGCATGCGGCTTGACACACTCAACACCGGGAATATCCAAAATCAACTCATAAGCAAGATCACGCTGACGACGCAAACGCCCTCCCTCACCAACTAAATCTTGAATGCTCTGATAGCCACCTAAGGCCGTTTGAATCGCCCACTGCCCTGGTACATTTGAGCAAAGCCGCATATTTGAAAGCATATTCAAGCCTTCAATATAATCCCTAGCCGCTTTTTTATTCCCTGACACAATCATCCAACCAGCACGATAGCCACAAGCTCTGTATGATTTTGAAAGCGAATTGAATGTCAGTGTTAAAACATCTGTAGAGAGAGAGGCTAAAGAAATATGAGTCAAACCGTCAAAGAGAACTTTGTCATAGACCTCATCTGAAAAAATCACGAGGTTAAACTCTCGTGCTATTTTCACGATTTCCTGCAAAATAGACACAGGATATAAAACTCCCGTTGGATTGTTGGGGTTGATAACAACAATCCCCTTTGTCCGTTTTGTAATTTTAGAACGAATATCTTCTAAATCAGGAATCCAACCTTTTTCTTCATCACAAAGATAATGGACAGGATTTCCACCAGAAAGGCTCGTAACAGCTGTCCATAAAGGATAATCTGGCATTGGAATGAGAAGTTCGTCTCCCTCATCCAAAAGGGCGTTTGTTGCGATTGCAATTAAATCAGACGCCCCATTCCCAATATAAATATCATCCAAAACAACATCTTGAATATTTTTCTGTTGCGAATAATGCATTACTGCCTTACGGGCTGCAAAAATTCCCTTGCTATCAGAATAACCTGCTGAATTTGGAAGATTGCGTATCATATCCAGCTGGATTTCCTCAGGCACTTCAAATCCAAAAGGCGCTAGATTACCAATATTAAGCTTGATAAGGCGTTGCCCCTCCTCTTCCATCTGCTTGGCCCGATCCATAATCGGCCCACGAATATCATAAAGCACATGTGACAGTTTGGAGGATTTTTTAATCGGCTTCATAAAGATTCTAGCCTTATTTCTAACTCAAAAACTTCAAATAAAAGGTTTAAGGAAAAACAAATCAATTTATTCAAAGATATTGGCGGAGAGAGAGGGATTCGAACCCTCGGTACCCCAAAGAGGCACAACGGTTTTCGAGACCGCCCCATTCGACCGCTCTGGCATCTCTCCGCAATGAGGGTCTATTTCCCTTTCTTCTTAGCGTTCTCCACTTTAGAAATCAAAAGGTTTTGCTCTAATCTTGACCTTTTTATTAAAAAAAAATAAAATTCATCTAAATACTGCTAAATTCTCTATTCATGAGCTTTTTGGCCAATAATCAAAAGAAGAAAGTTAAAGGTTTATTCATTAACCCTTTCTTTCCCTTAATTTTTAAGGAAATTTTATGTTTGCAGTTATCCGCACGGGTGGAAAACAATATCGCGTTCAGCCTGGTGATGTTGTTAAAATTGAGAAAATTGAAGGTGAAGCTGGCGATACAGTCACATTAACCGATGTGCTTATGGCAGGTGAAGGTTCAGACCTTAAAATTGGTGCTCCTGTCCTTGAAGGTGCTTCTGTTACAGCGGAAGTTCTCGGGCAAGATCGTTTAAAGAAAATTATTGTTTTCAAAAAACGTCGTCGTCAAAATAGCCGTCGCAAAAATGGTCACCGTCAACACACAACTGTGTTGAAAATCAAAGACATCAAAGTCAGCTAATTCATTTAGGTAATTTTAAGGAGTTCCCCTCATGGCACAAAAAAAAGCAGGTGGTTCAAGTCGTAACGGACGCGATAGCGCTGGTAAACGACTAGGCGTTAAAAAATTTGGCGGTCAAGTCGTCGTTGCTGGCAACATCATTGTTCGTCAACGTGGCACAAAAATTGCTGCTGGCAAAAATGTTGGCGTTGGCAAAGACCACACGCTATTTGCGTTAGTTGATGGGCAAGTCGCTTTCCAACGCAAAAAAGAAGGTAAGGTTCACGCTTCTGTTATCACAGCAGCTGCCTAAAACTTTCAAAGCAGTTTTTTAAACCGGTCTTCCTTACGTTCTCACGTTTAAAGACCGGTTTTTTATTCTCCCCCCTACCAAAACGAACTCCTGTCTGGAAAATTTCCAATGAAATTCTTAGATCAAGCAAAAATTTATGTCCGTTCTGGTGATGGCGGAGATGGTGTTGTCGGTTTTCGTCGTGAAAAATATATCGAATATGGCGGCCCCGACGGCGGAGATGGCGGCCGTGGCGGCGATATTATCTTTAAGGCTGTTTCAAACCTAAACACCCTCATTGATTTTCGTTATACACAGCACTTTAAAGCACGCAAAGGCGGTAATGGTGCTGGATCAGACCGCACAGGAAAAGCCGCTGAAGATATTGTTATTAAAGTTCCCGTTGGCACACAAATTCTCGACGAAGACCGCAAAACAGTTCTGGCAGATTTTACAGAACCAGATCAAACACTTCTCCTCTGTCGTGGTGGAGATGGCGGTCATGGGAATGCACATTTCAAATCCAGCACAAACCGTGCACCACGCCGTGCGGATAAAGGTTATCCTGGAGAAGAAATGTGGGTATGGCTTCGCCTTAAACTCTTAGCAGATGTCGGTTTAGTTGGCCTTCCGAATGCTGGAAAATCGACTCTTCTTTCAGCTTCCTCACGTGCTAAACCAAAAATTGCAGATTATCCCTTTACCACACTTCACCCTCAACTTGGTCTCGTCCGGACAGACATCAATAAAAGCTTTGTTATGGCAGATATTCCTGGACTTATTGAAGGTGCTAGTGAAGGAAACGGTCTTGGTGACAGATTTTTAGGACATGTTGAACGCTGTGCTATTTTAGTCCATCTCATTGATGCCACCGCCCCCAATCCTATAGAAAGCTGGAAACTCATTCGCAATGAATTAAATGCCTATGACAATTCTCTTTCTAAAAAAGAAGAAATTGTCGTTCTTAATAAATGCGATGCAATCTTAGAAGAAGAACTTAAAGAAATTCAAGAAGAACTCGAAAAAGCAACTAAACAGAAAATTTACACAATTTCAGCCGCAACAGGTCTTAACGTCCAACCTCTACTCTATAAACTTCAAAGAAAAGTTGATGTATTCAAGGAAAATGAACAAACCATCATTATAAATATGAAAGAGGGGGAATAACCCCCCTTTTCTTTGAGAGATTACATACCAAGGGCGTGGCGATAAACATCAAGTATATTCTCTTGCTCTTCAATCTCTGCTGGAGGCTGTTTACGCATCCGAATAATGGTTCGAATCGCCTTAACGTCGAATCCTTCTGACTTTGCTTCTGCAAAAATATCCTTAATATCTTCAGCTAAAGATTTTTTTTCTTCTTCAAGGCGCTCAACACGTTCAATAATGGAACGTAAACGATCTACGGCAATCCCCCCTACATCTGCTTTCTGCTCTTCGCCACCATTCAGCACATCCATAATTTTTTACTCCAACACATAATAAAATTATTATTTTCTCTATTAGCAGAAAAAAGCATTATCTGTTACCTTGCCTGCAGGTAAAGCATAAAACATTCAAACTAAAAATTTCTGATAAGAAGGATTCGACCAACTTATCATCTTCCACTTTTAATAATTTGGGATTTACTTATGACACTGCTTCCTCCTGCGTCTCCCTTCGATATCGTTATTTTTGGCGGAACTGGAGATCTTGCTTTAAGAAAACTTCTTCCAGCGTTCTTCCGTCAGCTTCAAGATAACAACATTCCAAAAAATTCCCGCATCATCTGTGCATCCCGCGCTGAAATGACAACGGAGCAGTACCGATCAGACGTATCAAAGGCACTTGCTAAATTTTACCCTGCTTCTTCCCATAACGAAAATACACTTAAATCTTTTCTAAAACTTATCACTTACGTTGTTCTTGATGTTGTTGATTCTAAAAATCAAGGCTGGCAAGAATTTGTAAATCTTTTTTCGAAAACCTCTGCAGAAAAAACAAGAATTTTTTATTTTTCAACAGCGCCAGCTCTTTTTGCTCCCATTAGCGAAAATCTATCACTGCATAAATTAATCACGCCAGCAAGTCGTGCAATTATGGAAAAGCCAATTGGCAGAGACCGTGAAAGCGCAAATGCAATTAATGATGCTGTTGGTAAATATTTTCCAGAGGACTGTATTTTCCGTATTGATCACTATCTCGGAAAAGAATCCACTCAAAACATTCTTCAATTCCGTTTTTCTAATCCACTTATTGATGCTATCTGGTGCGGAAAATATATTAAAAATATTGAAATTACAGCAAGTGAGACTGTTGGACTTGAATCTCGTGCCACATATTATGACACCTCTGGTGCGGCAAGGGATATGATCCAAAACCACCTTCTCCAGCTTTTATCACTGTGTACGATGGAGCGTCCAAAATCACTCCAAGGTGACGACATCCGTAATGAAAAAATCGCAGTTCTTAAGGCTCTCCATCCTCTGAGCCCAAGCGAAATCAAAACAAACTCCATTCGGGGGCAATATATCGAAGGAACTGCCGAAGGTCAGGCAGCCCCAGCTTATGCGACAGAACTCGGTAAAAAAAGCCAAACAGAAACATTTGCGGCTATTCGCAGTACAATCGACCTTCCTCGCTGGAAAGGCACAACGTTTTGCTTAAAAACTGGCAAACGCATGAATGAGAAAAGGACAGATATCAAAATCACATTCCATAATGATGTAGATCTCTTCCCTAATGCGCCTAAAAATAAAATGATGTTGGATCTTCAAGAAACGAATGACATTACGCTTCAGCTTAATGTCCGTTCCATCGGATTCTCTCAAAATCATGATGGACTACGTCCTCTTACACTTGAAGGAAGCTACTCCCCCCCAGCTGGTGTAAGGACACCAAGTTCTTACGAGACACTTATCATGTCTGCCATTCATGGCGACAGAAGCCTATTTGTCCACCGTGAGGAAGTTGATGCCGCTTGGAAATGGATTGAGCCCATTTTGAATTCTTGGGAAGTCAATGTTCCAGCCCTACTTTATTATCCAGCTGGTAGTTCTATTCCTCGTTTTGCTGATTCAAATGACGCTTAAAACGTTCTAAAATAGACTAGAAAAAGGGATTTTGCAGGTTTTTGCTTGTAAAATCCTTTTTTTTCTCTAAATAGGATAGTGGCCAGATAGTTGAGTGACTGCTGTAGAGTTTATAACTTTATAGAGGAAAGTCCGGGCTCCACAGGAATACGACGCCGGTTAACAGCCGGCAGAGGCAACTCTAGGGATAGTGCCACAGAAAACAAACCGTCTGTTTTTTAGTTTCAGATAAGGGTGAAACGTTGCGGTAAGAGCGCAACGCGACTCTGGTAACAGAGTTGGCAGGGTAAACCCCGTCGGGTGCAAGACCTAATAGGAAAGATAAATCTCCATTATGAGAGATTGAGGGTATTCCTGCTCTTCTTTCGGGTTGGTCGCGTGAGAATGGTCGCAATACCATTCCAAGATGAATAGTCACTTCATCCTCATAGGGTGAACAAAACCCGGCTTATAGACTATCTGGCTTTTTTTCAAGAATGATTCTTTTTTACAACAGTAACTTATGAGAGCGCAATAATAGCGCTTTTCTGTTATCGCATTCTATTTTCTTAGAAAAGGAAGGACATTTTTTAGCTGTTTTCTGCATATTAGAGCCCATTCTTGGTTTGACTTCCCATAAAATCCCATGTTATCCCAATAAAGGCGGTGGGATCGTAAGCAATGGGTGCTTACGCACGGGCTTAAAAAGGCTCTTAACGGTATGTTTCTTGGAACGCATTGCAACCGATTTGACGCAAAAGGACGGATTTCTATTCCGGCTCCCTTTCGTGCCGTCCTGAAGAAATATGCTGTCTCTGGCCAGTCCTTAATGATCTTACGCCCCTCACATATTCATCCTTGCATCGAAGTCTGGTCATCAGAACGTTTCCTGTCTCAAACAATGCCTCTCGCTGAATATGATCCCTTCTCCGAAGAACATGAGGATTTATCCACCAGCCTCTATGCTGAAGCTTATCCATTAGATAGTGATAAAGAAGGACGGATTATTATTCCTGAATCACTTCAACGTCATGCACTTCTCGAAAAAGAAGTTGCCTTCATGGGGCTTGGACGCATTTTTCAAATTTGGAATCAGGGCAACGCCCAAAAACGTCAAAAAGAAGCGCACTTAAAAGCAAAAAGCTTAACACTCCGAAATCGAACCTCTCTAAAAGAACAGGAGAGCGCGAGATGCTAAGAAATGCTCTCCAAACAGGACATATTCCAGTTCTGCTCCATGAAGTCCTCGAAGCCATTCCACCTAAAGAAGATGCGCTTTATTTAGATGGCACTTTTGGTGGTGGTGGTTACAGCTATGCGCTTTTAAAACGCTTTTCAACGAGTAATCTTATCGCTATTGATCGTGACCCAACGGCTATCAAACGTGCTGATGAGTTTAAACAGGCATTTCCAAACCGTTTTTTAGCCATTGAGGGCACTTTTGGTGCCATGAAGAACTATTGCACTGATCTTTCTTGGTTCAAGCAAAGCCCTCGAAATGGATTTGATGCTATCGTGCTAGATCTTGGCCTCTCCTCTTTCCAAATTGATGAAGCCGATCGCGGTTTTTCCTTCAAAGAAAATGGTCCTTTGGACATGCGTATGGGCAATAATAAAAAAAGCGCTGAAGATATTATCAATCAGGCCTCAGAAGAGGCATTAGCTGATATTTTTTACTATTATGGAGAAGAGCGTTGCGCAAGACGCATTGCTCGCAAAATTGTTCACATGAGAAATGAAGCTCCAATTAAAGATACTGTGACACTCGCAGAACTTGTTCGCTCATGTCTCCCGCCTTCCAGAAACAAGAAAGACCCTGCCACCCGGAGCTTTCAAGCCCTTCGTATTGCCGTAAATGATGAGCTAAATGAAATTCAAAAAGCACTGGAAGATGCGCCTACAATGCTTGCAGAAGCTGGCATTTTTGCAGTTGTAAGCTTTCATTCTCTTGAAGATCGCCTTGTCAAAAAAGCTTTCAAAAATCTAACCACATCAGAAAAATCACACTCTCGCTATCTACCAATATCGCACTTACCAACAAAAGCATCTCTTTGGGAAATCCCTCAGGGCTATCCTGTTTCTCCTTCTCAAGAAGAAATAAAACTTAATCCTCGTGCACGCAGTTCTCGCTTGCGCATTTTGAAAAAACGTTCAACAACCTCCACAAGAGGACATAAATTATGAATAAAGTTGGCTATTGGTTAACAGGACTTACAAGCGTCTTCTGTTTTTTTTCCCTTTGGAATCTCTACCAAACAAAACAACAGACAAAACTAGTTGAATCTCAAATTGCACAAGTCCAAAAAGAACGTCTTGCTGCGAATTCTCGCACTGCCCTTCTCAAAATGGAATGGGGTGTTTTAAATCAGCCAGATCGCCTTGAAGATTTATCAAAACGTTTCTTGCCCAATCTACGCCCCACAGAAACAGAGCAGTTTGCACAATTAGAACAGGCTGGGAAACGTCTGCCGTCAATATATGAACCAGACACTCTTGGCAGACAAATCATGCTTGCGGGTAAGCATTCTAAAAATGAAGACTCCATAAAGCCGTCGGAGAATATTGCTCTTGCCCGCAATACAATCTCTGCGCCGCCTGCGACAATCGTTAAACACGAAGAAGACGGTGGGTTGGATGCCGCTATTAGTGATTTAGCAAAAAATAACACGCAAGAGCATATACGCTCCCTTCCTGTTTCACACCGTTCACCAGCAAGGGAAGATGAATCATATCACCAACTCCTAACGGCATTTCAACAAGATACATCCCCAAAAATGCCAAATGAACTATGACAAAAAAGCCGTATTCTACCTCTCCTCTTTTTTTAGAGAAAAAACGCCTTCTTGGGGTTTCTTGTGCTTTTTTGACTATATTTTCTGTGCTTTCTTTAAAAACAGCATGGATTTCTCTCTTCTATCCTCTCCCGCCCCCCTCTGAGACAAAAATAAATCCACCTGATTCTTCCCTAGATAACGATCCAAGCTCTGCAGTCTCCTCTCTAAATCTTCCTCATATTCAAAGGGCTTCTGTCACAGATCGAAACGGGCAAACACTCGCGGCCTCCTTGCCAGTTGTGAGTTTATATGCACATCCAGATGAACTGATCGAAATTAAAACAGTTGTTCGCCAACTCAAAGAAATTCTACCTAACCTAGATGTAAAAAAAACAATTTATCATCTTGAGAATAATAGAAAATTTGCTTACATAGCTCGCAATTTAACTCCTAAAGAAGAAGTAAAAGTCAATAACCTAGGAATTCCAGGGCTATATTTTGAAAATAGCGAAAAACGTCATTATCCACTTGGACATGTTGCTGCGCATGTTATTGGAGGCGTAGATATTGACGATCATGGCATTTCAGGGATCGAGAAATATTTTGATGAACGTTTATTAACAGATCGTACGCCTCTGAGACTTTCTCTTGATGTCAGGGTGCAAGAAGTTGTGCGTTCAACCTTGATAGAAGCCATTCACAATTTTAACGCACTTGGTGGCTGTGCCATCGTAATGGACATTCATACAGGCGAAATTATCGCAATGGTCAGTGCGCCCGATTTCGATGCCAATAATCTTAGCAAAACACCGATGGATGTACGGTTCAATCGTGCCGTTACAGGTGCTTATGAACCTGGATCTACTCTAAAGCTTCAAACGGCAGCTATGGCACTTCAATCTGGCAAAGTTCATATTTGGGATCGTTTTTCAACCAGTCCTATTCACATCGGGCGTTTTAAAATCTCTGATTTAAGTACAGATCATTTTGCGCCATATCTCAGCTTTCCTGAAGTGCTTGCACATTCTTCAAACCCAGGTGCCGCACATATTGCGCTAGACGTTGGTGAAGCAGCACAACAAGAATGGTTCCAAAAAATTGGCTTTCTTAGTCGTGTACCCATTGAACTTCCTGAAGCGGCTAGACCACTCTTCCCGCCTCCAGAAAGATGGAAAACAACAACTGTATTAACCGTTGGGTTTGGGCACGGTATTGCAGAACCTCCCCTTTCTATTTTGCGTGGTGTTTCTACACTCGCAAATGGCGGTATACTCGTCACGCCGACATTGATTCCACTAAAGGATAAGCCAAACGCTTCTCAGCCTATTCGTGTTATGTCTCAAAAAAC
The genomic region above belongs to Acetobacteraceae bacterium and contains:
- a CDS encoding isochorismatase family protein, with amino-acid sequence MLKSKNLKTQRLVMSSNSALLVVDMQNDFMPWGALPVPKSSEIIPLINEALISPRFALKIASKDAHPKDHVSFENNGVSGWPVHCVENSQGFEFPSLLKKEKFDFVIRKGRLKESDSYSAFYNAPGQQTELLDRLNEKQISDLFICGIALEYCVKETVLDALRNKFNVFVLKDLIRPIFEEETAKIHKKLESKGAVIL
- the obgE gene encoding GTPase ObgE; this translates as MKFLDQAKIYVRSGDGGDGVVGFRREKYIEYGGPDGGDGGRGGDIIFKAVSNLNTLIDFRYTQHFKARKGGNGAGSDRTGKAAEDIVIKVPVGTQILDEDRKTVLADFTEPDQTLLLCRGGDGGHGNAHFKSSTNRAPRRADKGYPGEEMWVWLRLKLLADVGLVGLPNAGKSTLLSASSRAKPKIADYPFTTLHPQLGLVRTDINKSFVMADIPGLIEGASEGNGLGDRFLGHVERCAILVHLIDATAPNPIESWKLIRNELNAYDNSLSKKEEIVVLNKCDAILEEELKEIQEELEKATKQKIYTISAATGLNVQPLLYKLQRKVDVFKENEQTIIINMKEGE
- a CDS encoding DUF2312 domain-containing protein — translated: MDVLNGGEEQKADVGGIAVDRLRSIIERVERLEEEKKSLAEDIKDIFAEAKSEGFDVKAIRTIIRMRKQPPAEIEEQENILDVYRHALGM
- the zwf gene encoding glucose-6-phosphate dehydrogenase, with the translated sequence MTLLPPASPFDIVIFGGTGDLALRKLLPAFFRQLQDNNIPKNSRIICASRAEMTTEQYRSDVSKALAKFYPASSHNENTLKSFLKLITYVVLDVVDSKNQGWQEFVNLFSKTSAEKTRIFYFSTAPALFAPISENLSLHKLITPASRAIMEKPIGRDRESANAINDAVGKYFPEDCIFRIDHYLGKESTQNILQFRFSNPLIDAIWCGKYIKNIEITASETVGLESRATYYDTSGAARDMIQNHLLQLLSLCTMERPKSLQGDDIRNEKIAVLKALHPLSPSEIKTNSIRGQYIEGTAEGQAAPAYATELGKKSQTETFAAIRSTIDLPRWKGTTFCLKTGKRMNEKRTDIKITFHNDVDLFPNAPKNKMMLDLQETNDITLQLNVRSIGFSQNHDGLRPLTLEGSYSPPAGVRTPSSYETLIMSAIHGDRSLFVHREEVDAAWKWIEPILNSWEVNVPALLYYPAGSSIPRFADSNDA
- the rplU gene encoding 50S ribosomal protein L21, translated to MFAVIRTGGKQYRVQPGDVVKIEKIEGEAGDTVTLTDVLMAGEGSDLKIGAPVLEGASVTAEVLGQDRLKKIIVFKKRRRQNSRRKNGHRQHTTVLKIKDIKVS
- a CDS encoding phosphoenolpyruvate carboxylase, translated to MKTMNLPDLKQALLTSSNFTEACNLSFETLQSPNGIENIAALIRDLRDQQKKIRAKKLHFYSKNKSIKQEERVLLLRDTAAFLLNNTTSLEQLESARASAVFTAHPTFALKDEVYEELTALADNPDQKTAHRESDRRSAPPTLHEEERLSLTAISRGRDALDLLNLNLIQQAKTHSSSKEEFLPSPLLFATWVGFDIDGRNDIRWWDALSYRLLLKRAQLERLLKQITSLETDVEEKQSFILRLDEALVALDKQISACPKTKNAETPSLDEIQLFSKALTDVTEKSLLKARDLTPFFDALSKKLPREKSEELQSWKAAFLSHGLGLGLMQARINAAQLYNIARTRLGLSDDPTIPSHRRVLIDHINHALKDLSPVAINLGSILGEPSAAARMMMTMAQILKHIDQDSPIRFLIAETESGYTLLAALWLARFFGVDDRKIEISPLFETETALENGGAILEEAFKSPHWRNYIEKNGKLCLQFGYSDSGRYVGQLAATPLTARLKLKSAELLEEYKLGKTELVFFDTHGESIGRGAHPKSLHDRLNYFTPPSLKQKWGETEIKIRTENAFQGADGYLLFGSPQLAADAVSTIVSFAYPPISKNPKEILDPIEKNGSIIGDFFETIARSMADLIKDPGYAALLGTFGNSLIDATGSRAASRQGNKAPKINSPRQLRAIPNNAILLQLGWWANIIHGLGSAVQRHPEAFQEFQEKSPRFRLLIDFAEQALAHSDLDVLRGITTLLNPGLWLEYAENSKDGKRRNQFLEIASGLEKLNVWKDASATFRRLQRDYISLDSAVENIPHMAKEEKILHAVRIALIKEIWLLGTQVPYFGPQDGLSRESVTERTLLLDIQSLLKNLRSLFPKLPIKNTHLDFGEDGEVTNSQGFLKENQTILDPMEKCFNLLRECGVAIQHANGAFG
- a CDS encoding pyridoxal phosphate-dependent aminotransferase, whose protein sequence is MKPIKKSSKLSHVLYDIRGPIMDRAKQMEEEGQRLIKLNIGNLAPFGFEVPEEIQLDMIRNLPNSAGYSDSKGIFAARKAVMHYSQQKNIQDVVLDDIYIGNGASDLIAIATNALLDEGDELLIPMPDYPLWTAVTSLSGGNPVHYLCDEEKGWIPDLEDIRSKITKRTKGIVVINPNNPTGVLYPVSILQEIVKIAREFNLVIFSDEVYDKVLFDGLTHISLASLSTDVLTLTFNSLSKSYRACGYRAGWMIVSGNKKAARDYIEGLNMLSNMRLCSNVPGQWAIQTALGGYQSIQDLVGEGGRLRRQRDLAYELILDIPGVECVKPHAALYMFPKLDPEVYPIEDDRKFFLELLEATKVMLVQGTGFNWHKPDHFRIVFLPHEADLRVAIGRISSFLETYRKKHAKK
- a CDS encoding 50S ribosomal protein L27, with amino-acid sequence MAQKKAGGSSRNGRDSAGKRLGVKKFGGQVVVAGNIIVRQRGTKIAAGKNVGVGKDHTLFALVDGQVAFQRKKEGKVHASVITAAA